One stretch of Mus pahari chromosome 5, PAHARI_EIJ_v1.1, whole genome shotgun sequence DNA includes these proteins:
- the Cenpl gene encoding centromere protein L isoform X2, translating to MDSYDSRGPTFRRRTSNLKNYFVGATPLQKRLELVRRQSSYFPSPSRRKIPQCSQLQEDIDPQKVAFLLHKQWTVYSLTPLYKFSYSNLKDYSRHLSAFIAAEKQKGLAVEVGEDFNIKVIFSTLLGVKGTQRDPEAFLVQILSKSQSSREQREDKVLWTGWFCCVFGDSLQETVSEGFTCLPLFLANGAESNTSLIGGWFQKTFDCCFRPLAISALNLSWMAAMWTACKMDHYMATTEFFWSVPCSPQSLDISYAIHPEDAKALWESVHKTPGEITQEEVDLFMNCLYSHFHRHFKIHLSATRLVRVSTSVASAHTDGKIKILCHKYLIGVLAYMTELAIFQIE from the exons ATGGATTCCTATGATTCCCGAGGACCGACTTTTAGACGAAGGACCTCAAATCTTAAGAACTACTTTGTAGGTGCCACCCCTCTGCAGAAACGACTGGAATtggtcaggaggcagagttcaTATTTTCCCAGTCCATCTCGAAGGAAAATTCCCCAGTGTTCACAGTTGCAG gaagaTATCGATCCTCAGAAGGTTGCATTTCTCCTCCACAAACAGTGGACTGTATATAGTTTAACTCCCCTGTATAAATTCTCCTATTCTAATCTCAAAGACTATTCTAGACATCTAAGTGCATTTATTGCTGCCGAAAAGCAAAAAGGACTAGCTGTGGAAGTGGGGGAAGACTTCAACATCAAAGTGATTTTCTCCACTCTACTTGGAGTGAAAGGGACGCAAAGGGACCCTGAAGCGTTTCTTGTCCAG ATTCTCTCGAAGTCTCAGTCATCACGTGAGCAGAGAGAAGATAAAGTGTTGTGGACTGGTTGGTTCTGTTGTGTGTTCGGAGACAGTCTTCAGGAGACTGTCTCAGAAGGCTTCACCTGTCTACCCTTGTTCCTTGCAAATGGAGCGGAGTCCAATACATCTTTAATTGGAGGCTGGTTTCAGAAGACCTTTGACTGTTGCTTCAGACCTTTAGCAATCAGTGCGCTTAATCTGTCTTGGATGGCTGCTATGTGGACAGCATGCAAAATGGACCATTATATGGCTACTACTGAATTTTTTTGGTCTGTGCCCTGTAGCCCACAGAGCTTAGATATTTCTTATGCAATCCATCCAGAAGATGCAAAAGCTTTATGGGAAAGTGTCCACAAAACACCTGGGGAGATTACCCAGGAGGAAGTTGACTTATTTATGAACTGCCTTTATTCACATTTCCATAGGCATTTCAAAATTCACTTATCAGCCACAAGATTGGTTCGTGTTTCAACATCTGTAGCTTCAGCACACACTGATGGGAAAATAAAG attCTGTGTCATAAATACCTTATTGGTGTGTTGGCATATATGACAGAACTGGCAATTTTTCAAATTGAATGA
- the Cenpl gene encoding centromere protein L isoform X1: MATPPETMDSYDSRGPTFRRRTSNLKNYFVGATPLQKRLELVRRQSSYFPSPSRRKIPQCSQLQEDIDPQKVAFLLHKQWTVYSLTPLYKFSYSNLKDYSRHLSAFIAAEKQKGLAVEVGEDFNIKVIFSTLLGVKGTQRDPEAFLVQILSKSQSSREQREDKVLWTGWFCCVFGDSLQETVSEGFTCLPLFLANGAESNTSLIGGWFQKTFDCCFRPLAISALNLSWMAAMWTACKMDHYMATTEFFWSVPCSPQSLDISYAIHPEDAKALWESVHKTPGEITQEEVDLFMNCLYSHFHRHFKIHLSATRLVRVSTSVASAHTDGKIKILCHKYLIGVLAYMTELAIFQIE, encoded by the exons accATGGATTCCTATGATTCCCGAGGACCGACTTTTAGACGAAGGACCTCAAATCTTAAGAACTACTTTGTAGGTGCCACCCCTCTGCAGAAACGACTGGAATtggtcaggaggcagagttcaTATTTTCCCAGTCCATCTCGAAGGAAAATTCCCCAGTGTTCACAGTTGCAG gaagaTATCGATCCTCAGAAGGTTGCATTTCTCCTCCACAAACAGTGGACTGTATATAGTTTAACTCCCCTGTATAAATTCTCCTATTCTAATCTCAAAGACTATTCTAGACATCTAAGTGCATTTATTGCTGCCGAAAAGCAAAAAGGACTAGCTGTGGAAGTGGGGGAAGACTTCAACATCAAAGTGATTTTCTCCACTCTACTTGGAGTGAAAGGGACGCAAAGGGACCCTGAAGCGTTTCTTGTCCAG ATTCTCTCGAAGTCTCAGTCATCACGTGAGCAGAGAGAAGATAAAGTGTTGTGGACTGGTTGGTTCTGTTGTGTGTTCGGAGACAGTCTTCAGGAGACTGTCTCAGAAGGCTTCACCTGTCTACCCTTGTTCCTTGCAAATGGAGCGGAGTCCAATACATCTTTAATTGGAGGCTGGTTTCAGAAGACCTTTGACTGTTGCTTCAGACCTTTAGCAATCAGTGCGCTTAATCTGTCTTGGATGGCTGCTATGTGGACAGCATGCAAAATGGACCATTATATGGCTACTACTGAATTTTTTTGGTCTGTGCCCTGTAGCCCACAGAGCTTAGATATTTCTTATGCAATCCATCCAGAAGATGCAAAAGCTTTATGGGAAAGTGTCCACAAAACACCTGGGGAGATTACCCAGGAGGAAGTTGACTTATTTATGAACTGCCTTTATTCACATTTCCATAGGCATTTCAAAATTCACTTATCAGCCACAAGATTGGTTCGTGTTTCAACATCTGTAGCTTCAGCACACACTGATGGGAAAATAAAG attCTGTGTCATAAATACCTTATTGGTGTGTTGGCATATATGACAGAACTGGCAATTTTTCAAATTGAATGA